One window from the genome of Rhinolophus ferrumequinum isolate MPI-CBG mRhiFer1 chromosome 22, mRhiFer1_v1.p, whole genome shotgun sequence encodes:
- the LOC117015076 gene encoding LOW QUALITY PROTEIN: acidic mammalian chitinase-like (The sequence of the model RefSeq protein was modified relative to this genomic sequence to represent the inferred CDS: inserted 3 bases in 3 codons), producing the protein MAKFILLTRLTFLLNAQLGSAYPLICYFTNCAQYRPSLGRFKPDDIDPCLCTHLIYAFAGMRNNEITTIKWNDLTTNKXFNGPKNKFIDALVYLTFLQEMHAAFEQEAKQTNXPRLMVTAAVAAGISNIQAGYEIPQLSQYLDYIHVMTYDLHGSWEGYTGENSLLYKYPTDTGSNAYLNVDYVMNYWKDNGVPAEKLXVGFPAYGHTFILSNPSNHGIGAPTTGPGPAGPYSRQSGFWAYYEICTFLKSGATEVWEASEEAPYAYKGNEWLGYDNTRSFKVKADWLKKNNFGGAMVWAIDLDDFTGTFCNQGKFPLTTTLKNALGLQSASCTAPAQPIAPITPPPSSGRGSGSGSGSGSGTRSGSSSSGGSSGGSGFCSSEANGLYPVANNRNAFWHCLNGITYQQNCPAPLVFDTSCDCCNWR; encoded by the exons ATGGCAAAGTTTATTCTCCTCACAC gtCTGACATTTCTGTTGAACGCTCAGCTAG GTTCTGCTTACCCTCTGATATGCTACTTCACCAACTGCGCCCAGTACCGGCCAAGCCTAGGGCGTTTCAAGCCTGATGACATCGACCCCTGTCTCTGTACTCACCTGATCTATGCCTTTGCTGGGATGCGGAACAATGAGATCACCACCATCAAATGGAATGATTTGACCACTAACA CTTTCAATGGCCCGAAAAACaa ATTCATAGATGCCCTAGTGTACTTGACTTTTCTACAGGAAATGCATGCAGCTTTTGAGCAGGAGGCCAAGCAGACCA AACCCAGGCTGATGGTCACCGCCGCAGTAGCTGCTGGCATCTCCAACATCCAGGCTGGCTATGAGATCCCTCAGCTGTCCCA GTACCTGGACTACATCCATGTCATGACCTATGACCTCCACGGCTCCTGGGAGGGCTACACCGGAGAGAACAGCCTCCTCTACAAATACCCAACGGACACTGGCAGCAACGCCTACCTCAATGTG GATTACGTCATGAACTACTGGAAGGACAATGGGGTCCCCGCTGAGAAGC ATGTTGGATTCCCAGCCTATGGACACACCTTCATCTTGAGCAACCCCTCCAACCATGGAATCGGTGCTCCTACcactggccctggccctgctggGCCCTATAGCAGGCAGTCTGGGTTCTGGGCCTACTATGAG ATCTGCACCTTCCTGAAGAGCGGAGCTACTGAAGTGTGGGAGGCTTCCGAGGAGGCCCCCTATGCTTACAAAGGCAATGAGTGGCTTGGCTATGATAACACGAGGAGCTTCAAAGTCAAG GCTGACTGGCTCAAGAAGAACAACTTCGGAGGTGCCATGGTGTGGGCCATCGATTTGGATGACTTCACGGGCACTTTCTGCAACCAGGGCAAATTCCCGCTGACCACCACCCTGAAGAATGCGCTGGGCCTGCAGAGCGCAA GTTGTACTGCCCCTGCTCAGCCCATTGCACCAATAACTCCTCCTCCCAGTAGCGGGAGGGGAAGCGGAAGCGGAAGCGGAAGTGGAAGTGGGACCCGGTCTGGGAGCAGCTCCTCTGGAGGCAGCTCTGGGGGCAGTGGGTTCTGTTCCAGCGAAGCCAATGGCCTGTACCCTGTGGCAAACAACAGAAACGCCTTCTGGCACTGCCTGAATGGAATCACGTACCAGCAGAACTGTCCGGCCCCACTTGTCTTTGACACCAGCTGTGATTGCTGCAACTGGCGGTAA
- the PIFO gene encoding protein pitchfork, with product MSFNKAETLLTYSFGTCQQKKIFPHFHLPNFLGNKFVPLRGEPHRGPGCYITENNMYDLVYNLSKIPTSKKGYALGARTAVRFQPISKDMTPYPGMYQTVNPREQKHKQNFAPFNALLPRFRTYSKDTYHLGPGTYNPKIKPPPKINWPMKFGSPDWAQVPCLQKRTFKTELSTDKDFRKFRNRVAYLSLFYS from the exons ATGAGCTTCAACAAAGCGG AGACACTGCTTACCTACTCCTTTGGAACATGTCAACAGAAGAAGATCTTCCCTCACTTCCATCTTCCAAACTTTTTGGGGAACAAGTTTGTCCCTCTTAGGGGAGAACCCCACAGAGGGCCTGGATGTTACATAACAGAAAAT AATATGTATGACTTGGTATACAACCTCTCTAAAATCCCGACCAGTAAAAAAGGATATGCTTTGGGAGCCAGAACAGCCGTGAGGTTTCAGCCGATCAGCAAG GATATGACACCTTACCCAGGCATGTACCAGACGGTAAATCCTCGAgagcaaaaacacaaacaaaattttgCTCCATTTAATGCCTTGTTGCCTCGATTTAGGACATACTCAAAGGACACGTATCATCTTGG ccCTGGCACATACAACCCAAAAATAAAGCCACCCCCCAAAATCAACTGGCCAATGAAATTTGGATCTCCAGACTGGGCTCAGGTTCCGTGTCTACAGAAGAGAACCTTCAAAACTGAG CTGTCCACCGACAAAGACTTTAGAAAGTTTCGGAACCGTGTGGCCTACCTAAGCCTGTTTTACAGTTGA